One region of Marivirga arenosa genomic DNA includes:
- the mraZ gene encoding division/cell wall cluster transcriptional repressor MraZ codes for MAFFTGEYDCKLDAKGRMVLPAKIKNSLPEGSGDELVVRRGFEPCLVLYPMLEYKKIFSKIAGLNEFNAEYRNLQRNFFRGNAIVELDSAGRILIPKNMMSFAGLQKESIVVGMGNRVEIWEPSKYDDYLIKDQKEFSELAEKHLFES; via the coding sequence ATGGCATTCTTCACCGGTGAATATGATTGTAAGCTAGACGCCAAAGGGCGAATGGTCTTGCCAGCCAAGATCAAAAACAGCCTTCCAGAGGGAAGCGGTGATGAGCTTGTCGTGCGCAGAGGATTTGAACCATGTTTGGTATTATATCCTATGCTTGAATACAAAAAGATATTTTCTAAAATCGCTGGCTTGAATGAATTTAATGCTGAATACAGAAATCTTCAGCGTAATTTCTTTAGGGGCAATGCAATCGTGGAACTTGATAGTGCAGGAAGAATTTTGATTCCTAAAAATATGATGTCCTTTGCTGGACTTCAAAAGGAGTCAATTGTTGTGGGGATGGGAAATCGAGTTGAAATATGGGAACCATCTAAATATGATGATTACCTGATTAAGGACCAGAAAGAATTTTCTGAATTAGCTGAGAAACACCTTTTTGAATCTTAA
- a CDS encoding CaiB/BaiF CoA transferase family protein, with the protein MEGIFKELRVLELANVLAGPSVGQFFAELGAEVIKIENPKSCGDVTRSWKLKNEEKESSVSAYFSSANCGKKSIALDLSNQEDLSIFYELVKISDVVIASYKSGDAQKLKVDFESLKLLNPKIIYGQITGYGEHDKRVGYDAIIQAESGFMKMNGEPGGKSLKMPVALVDVLAAHQLKEAILLAYINLLKNGVGSKVSVSLFESAVSALVNQATNYLVAKHIPTKMGTEHPNIAPYGTVLRTKNQKEILLAVGTDKQFRNLCKVLGLGNIVDDQRFKSNSERVQNREIINQYLLEKAENILAEELIHQLNSANVPAGVLKSIDEVFETKEASEMIFQEGENPHGLRHFVGEIQFMEKISHLPPPPELDADRAEILSLLR; encoded by the coding sequence ATGGAGGGTATTTTTAAAGAATTGAGAGTTTTAGAACTAGCAAATGTGCTTGCAGGCCCATCTGTAGGTCAGTTTTTTGCTGAGTTGGGGGCTGAAGTAATCAAAATCGAAAACCCCAAAAGTTGCGGAGATGTAACGCGATCTTGGAAATTAAAGAATGAAGAAAAGGAAAGCTCTGTGTCTGCTTATTTTTCTTCAGCGAATTGCGGTAAAAAATCCATTGCTTTAGATCTATCGAATCAGGAGGATTTATCTATATTTTATGAACTTGTAAAGATCTCAGATGTAGTGATTGCAAGTTATAAGTCAGGTGATGCCCAAAAGCTTAAAGTTGATTTTGAATCCTTAAAATTATTAAATCCAAAAATTATATATGGTCAAATTACTGGTTATGGTGAGCATGATAAAAGGGTAGGTTATGATGCTATAATTCAGGCAGAAAGTGGATTTATGAAGATGAATGGTGAACCTGGTGGGAAATCCTTAAAGATGCCGGTTGCCCTTGTGGATGTATTAGCAGCTCATCAGCTTAAAGAAGCAATTTTACTGGCCTATATAAACCTTTTAAAAAATGGGGTGGGTTCAAAAGTTTCCGTTTCTTTATTTGAATCAGCTGTATCAGCCTTGGTAAATCAAGCTACGAATTATCTGGTTGCTAAACATATTCCAACAAAGATGGGGACAGAGCATCCTAATATTGCTCCTTATGGAACAGTGTTAAGAACGAAAAACCAAAAAGAAATACTTTTGGCCGTTGGAACGGATAAACAATTCAGGAACCTCTGTAAGGTTTTAGGATTGGGAAATATTGTTGATGATCAGCGGTTTAAATCGAATTCTGAGCGCGTTCAAAATAGGGAAATCATAAATCAATATCTTTTAGAAAAAGCTGAAAATATTCTGGCTGAAGAATTGATTCATCAACTAAATTCAGCAAATGTACCCGCTGGAGTTTTGAAATCGATTGATGAAGTTTTTGAAACAAAAGAAGCTTCCGAAATGATTTTTCAAGAAGGTGAAAACCCCCACGGATTAAGACATTTTGTGGGGGAAATTCAATTTATGGAAAAAATCTCCCACCTTCCCCCACCACCAGAATTAGATGCGGATAGAGCCGAAATTCTATCCTTATTGAGATGA
- a CDS encoding MATE family efflux transporter, with amino-acid sequence MLQRIKRYIVFLQYAIKGTNEDLTNIKISRAIILLAVPMVLEMVMESLFAVVDVFFVAQVGTNAVATVGLTESVITIVYSLGIGLSMAATAMVARRIGEKKNKEAAHTSVQAIIVTVFISIILSVSGFIFGEDILRLMGGSEALIQEGKWYTKILFASNGTIMLLFLINGIFRGAGNASIAMRALWVSNILNMILDPIFIFGFGPIPEMGVTGAAIATAIGRSIGVLYQLYHLLKGTGVISVSFHHLKPDFSIIKRIVKIASGGVGQFLIESASWIFLVRIISNFGSEVLAGYTIALRIIIFTILPSFGISNAGATLVGQNLGAKFPERAEKSVWLAARYNVIFLFTVSLVFFIFSNEIVGIFTDVAAVKAEAIKAVRFICFGYIFFAYGMVLSHAFNGAGDTKTPTIINFVCFWLFQIPLAYYIANQMGYGSNGVYIGIVSAFALLAIISIIWFKRGKWKLTEV; translated from the coding sequence ATGCTACAAAGAATTAAGAGATATATTGTTTTCCTTCAATATGCCATAAAAGGAACAAATGAAGACTTAACCAATATAAAGATTAGCAGAGCTATAATTTTATTGGCCGTTCCTATGGTTCTGGAAATGGTTATGGAATCACTTTTTGCAGTGGTTGATGTATTTTTTGTTGCTCAAGTTGGCACTAATGCTGTAGCAACTGTAGGTTTAACCGAGTCCGTGATCACAATAGTTTATTCATTAGGTATTGGGCTTAGTATGGCTGCAACTGCTATGGTTGCAAGAAGAATAGGGGAAAAGAAAAACAAAGAAGCCGCTCATACATCAGTACAAGCGATAATTGTAACTGTGTTTATTTCTATTATTTTAAGTGTTTCAGGCTTCATTTTCGGGGAAGATATATTACGATTGATGGGAGGTTCTGAGGCTTTAATCCAAGAAGGGAAATGGTATACTAAAATTCTATTTGCCAGTAATGGAACTATTATGCTGCTATTCTTAATAAATGGAATTTTTAGAGGTGCTGGAAACGCATCCATTGCAATGCGTGCTTTATGGGTGAGCAATATTTTAAACATGATATTGGATCCAATATTCATTTTTGGATTTGGACCAATCCCAGAAATGGGAGTTACTGGAGCTGCAATTGCCACGGCCATAGGTAGAAGTATTGGAGTCTTGTATCAACTTTATCATTTATTGAAAGGAACAGGAGTAATAAGCGTTTCTTTTCATCATTTAAAACCTGATTTTTCTATTATAAAAAGAATAGTGAAAATTGCTTCGGGTGGGGTAGGGCAATTTTTAATTGAATCCGCCAGTTGGATATTTTTGGTTAGAATCATTTCAAATTTTGGCAGTGAAGTTTTAGCAGGTTATACCATTGCACTCCGCATTATTATTTTTACCATACTGCCCTCCTTCGGAATCAGTAATGCAGGAGCAACTTTAGTGGGTCAAAACTTGGGGGCTAAATTTCCCGAAAGAGCAGAGAAGTCAGTTTGGCTCGCTGCTCGTTATAATGTGATTTTCCTATTTACAGTTTCTTTAGTGTTTTTCATCTTTTCAAATGAAATCGTTGGAATTTTTACAGATGTAGCAGCAGTAAAAGCTGAAGCCATTAAAGCAGTTCGATTCATTTGCTTTGGCTACATCTTTTTTGCTTACGGAATGGTGTTGAGTCATGCTTTCAACGGTGCAGGAGACACCAAAACGCCAACTATCATCAATTTTGTATGTTTTTGGCTATTTCAAATTCCTTTGGCTTATTATATAGCAAATCAAATGGGTTATGGTTCAAATGGTGTCTATATTGGGATTGTTTCGGCTTTCGCTCTTCTTGCCATTATTTCAATTATTTGGTTTAAGAGAGGTAAATGGAAGTTAACAGAAGTTTAG
- a CDS encoding Rieske (2Fe-2S) protein, producing the protein MEKIKTRIKKGSLTEERRDFLKKAGGFAVMSMFGLSFFTSCSDENDPTPDNNSSNPTDGGNTTEGIQIDGNTITIDLTVIDELNSNGGWVLIEEAQTLVVNDGEIKALTSVCTHSGCDKDWSLQGGNFVCSCHGSVFTTDGEVVSGPANGDLQKFSVIVEEDIVTITK; encoded by the coding sequence ATGGAAAAGATTAAAACTAGAATTAAAAAAGGCTCCTTAACCGAAGAAAGAAGAGACTTTCTTAAAAAAGCAGGTGGTTTTGCTGTAATGAGCATGTTTGGATTATCATTTTTCACTTCATGTAGTGATGAAAATGACCCCACTCCTGACAATAATTCTTCTAATCCAACTGATGGTGGAAATACAACAGAAGGAATTCAAATTGATGGAAACACAATAACAATTGATTTAACTGTAATAGATGAATTAAATTCAAATGGTGGTTGGGTACTGATTGAAGAAGCCCAAACTTTAGTGGTTAATGATGGTGAAATTAAAGCCTTAACTTCTGTTTGCACTCACTCCGGTTGTGATAAAGATTGGTCCTTACAAGGAGGAAATTTTGTATGTTCTTGTCACGGATCTGTATTTACAACAGACGGAGAAGTAGTTAGCGGCCCAGCAAATGGTGATTTACAAAAATTTAGTGTTATTGTTGAAGAAGACATAGTTACAATAACGAAATGA
- a CDS encoding YceI family protein → MKKILILFLIWCFSENALSQAYITDDGSIKFISRAPLNEFDGNSSYLNGLIDLDKNLVDFYIDLNTIKTGISLRDSHMRDSYLETNDYPYAEFTGTIENIEQINKQTLQRGLKVVAKGDFTIHGEKQQKEINGRLKLNDEGKLILEAKFKVALKDHNIEKPSLLGYELADVQDVEIKAILNEK, encoded by the coding sequence ATGAAGAAAATTCTTATACTATTTCTTATATGGTGTTTTTCAGAGAACGCATTGTCACAAGCCTATATTACTGATGATGGTTCTATCAAATTTATCTCCAGAGCGCCACTTAATGAGTTTGATGGAAATTCTAGTTATTTGAATGGTTTAATTGATTTAGATAAAAACCTAGTTGATTTCTACATTGATTTGAACACCATAAAAACAGGGATTTCACTTAGGGATTCTCATATGAGGGATAGCTATTTAGAAACTAATGATTATCCTTATGCAGAATTTACAGGTACGATAGAGAATATTGAGCAGATTAATAAACAAACTTTACAGCGTGGTTTAAAAGTGGTTGCTAAAGGAGATTTCACCATTCATGGTGAAAAACAACAAAAAGAAATAAATGGAAGGTTAAAATTAAATGATGAAGGAAAATTAATTCTAGAAGCTAAATTTAAAGTAGCCTTGAAAGACCACAATATTGAAAAACCTTCCCTCCTAGGTTACGAACTTGCTGATGTTCAAGATGTAGAAATTAAAGCCATTTTAAATGAAAAATAA
- a CDS encoding DUF5777 family beta-barrel protein yields the protein MKNKKYYCLALILVFSMVQTSYAQLERKLVNKNPDVELTFEAPRNINLLTVEPLGANNLHWAIMHTFGTIDNGGQNLWGIDNGANIRLSFEYGISDRWSVGFGRSSLDKVYDFYTRYHIIKQKLDDSTPLSISAMLNYAVNTSNYKFLGTENPTFRQRSSYFGQIMLARKFNKKLSLQISPMVAYFEDPQDIFLNNSTEEINAALGFSGKYRAFGRSTFTVQFIPNLTNGLRPNVGIGYDLEAGGHVFQMYFVTGSSLNEQYLLSSQNGVVGEGFRLGFNVNRVFSLGSNE from the coding sequence ATGAAAAATAAAAAATATTATTGTTTAGCATTAATATTAGTCTTCTCAATGGTGCAAACTAGTTATGCACAACTAGAGCGTAAACTTGTAAATAAAAATCCTGATGTTGAACTCACATTTGAGGCCCCAAGAAATATAAATTTACTTACCGTTGAACCTTTAGGTGCTAACAATCTTCATTGGGCAATTATGCATACTTTTGGCACCATTGATAATGGAGGACAAAACCTTTGGGGCATAGATAACGGAGCAAATATTAGATTAAGTTTTGAATATGGAATTAGTGATAGATGGTCTGTTGGCTTTGGAAGAAGTAGTTTAGACAAAGTATATGATTTTTATACACGATACCATATTATTAAGCAAAAGCTAGATGATTCAACACCACTTTCAATATCCGCTATGTTGAATTATGCTGTTAATACTAGCAATTATAAATTTTTAGGAACGGAAAACCCCACATTCAGACAACGTTCCTCTTACTTCGGTCAAATTATGTTGGCAAGAAAGTTTAATAAAAAATTAAGCCTTCAAATAAGTCCTATGGTCGCATATTTTGAAGACCCTCAAGATATATTCCTTAATAACAGCACGGAAGAAATAAATGCGGCTTTAGGCTTCTCTGGAAAATACAGAGCATTCGGCAGAAGTACGTTTACCGTTCAATTCATTCCTAATTTAACTAATGGCTTAAGACCAAATGTTGGGATTGGCTATGATTTGGAAGCTGGTGGTCACGTTTTTCAAATGTATTTTGTTACAGGCTCTAGTTTAAATGAACAATATTTACTGAGCTCACAAAATGGTGTTGTTGGCGAAGGTTTTCGATTAGGCTTTAACGTTAATCGAGTTTTCTCATTGGGGTCAAATGAGTAA
- a CDS encoding glycerophosphodiester phosphodiesterase family protein: MKNLIIVSSILFSIISCKQNPESYENIDWQGHRGARGVYPENTWAAFQYALEQNMNTLEMDVVISKDGKVVLSHEPFLNHKICLDTAGNPIPEAEEKEWNIYKMNYSDLQKCDCGTIQNPDFPNQKTSSSSKPLLIDIINKTKSYCGEKGIELPHMNVEVKYEEEMKGEFHPEIKEFNKLVYNVLSENYPSEKWNIQSFDFNVLKHFRKNYPKVTLAALVFESGAYEQQFEDLGFTPEIYSPYFQLVDNEMLTELHEQNVKVIPWTVNEEKDAKRLIKLGIDGIITDYPELADKFRKNP; encoded by the coding sequence ATGAAAAACCTAATAATTGTCTCATCAATTTTATTCTCGATCATTAGTTGTAAACAAAACCCTGAAAGCTATGAAAACATCGATTGGCAAGGTCATCGAGGTGCACGTGGGGTTTATCCTGAAAACACTTGGGCTGCCTTTCAATATGCTTTAGAACAAAACATGAATACTTTAGAAATGGATGTTGTCATTTCAAAAGATGGCAAAGTCGTTCTATCTCATGAGCCATTTCTAAATCATAAAATTTGCCTAGATACTGCAGGAAACCCAATTCCTGAGGCAGAGGAAAAAGAATGGAACATTTACAAAATGAACTACTCTGATTTACAAAAATGTGATTGTGGAACTATTCAAAATCCTGATTTTCCTAACCAGAAAACTTCCAGCTCATCGAAACCGCTTTTAATTGACATTATAAATAAAACAAAGTCTTATTGTGGTGAAAAAGGAATTGAATTACCTCATATGAATGTTGAAGTAAAATATGAGGAAGAAATGAAAGGTGAGTTTCATCCTGAAATTAAAGAATTTAACAAATTAGTATATAATGTGCTATCTGAAAATTACCCATCAGAGAAATGGAATATTCAATCATTTGATTTTAATGTATTAAAACACTTTCGCAAAAATTACCCAAAAGTAACTTTAGCAGCTTTAGTTTTTGAAAGTGGTGCATATGAGCAACAATTTGAAGACTTAGGCTTTACACCTGAAATTTACAGTCCTTATTTTCAATTAGTTGACAATGAAATGTTAACTGAATTACACGAACAAAATGTAAAGGTGATTCCGTGGACGGTAAATGAGGAAAAAGATGCCAAGAGACTTATAAAATTAGGCATAGATGGCATCATTACAGATTATCCGGAATTAGCCGACAAATTCCGTAAGAATCCTTAA
- a CDS encoding adenosine kinase: MSNKKYDIYGIGNALVDIITEVSEEFVLANKVEKGVMTLVEEERQAELLNSMKITEEHMQGGGSAANTLVASSQFGAKGFYSCKVANDMEGKFFLKDLKENGIDTVLTPETAPHGTTGKVLVMTTPDAERTMNTFLGITSDFSEKEIHEYALKDSKYLYLEGYLVTSESGLAAMQKAKKIAEENDVKVALTFSDPSMVKYFKEQMESVVGASVDMLFCNEEEAALFTGENDIKSIREELKKVAKKFAITQGKNGAIIYDGDTFIDIEPYQVQAIDSNGAGDMFAGAFLFAITHGHSFADAGKLASLASSKIVTQLGPRLSWPDAKEILSRWTAE; the protein is encoded by the coding sequence ATGTCTAATAAAAAATACGACATCTACGGGATTGGAAATGCCTTGGTAGATATCATAACTGAAGTTTCAGAAGAGTTCGTTTTGGCAAACAAGGTCGAAAAAGGCGTTATGACCTTGGTAGAAGAAGAAAGACAAGCGGAGCTATTAAATTCTATGAAAATCACTGAAGAACACATGCAAGGTGGTGGTTCAGCTGCTAACACATTGGTTGCTTCTAGTCAATTTGGCGCAAAAGGATTTTATTCTTGTAAGGTAGCTAATGACATGGAAGGTAAGTTCTTTTTGAAAGATTTAAAAGAAAATGGAATTGACACGGTTTTAACACCTGAAACTGCGCCTCACGGTACTACAGGAAAAGTATTGGTGATGACTACTCCTGATGCTGAAAGAACAATGAATACTTTTTTAGGGATAACCTCTGATTTTTCTGAAAAGGAAATTCATGAATACGCATTAAAAGATTCAAAATATTTATACCTAGAAGGCTATTTAGTAACATCAGAAAGTGGTTTAGCAGCTATGCAAAAGGCTAAAAAAATTGCTGAAGAAAACGATGTAAAAGTAGCCCTTACATTCTCTGATCCATCTATGGTTAAGTATTTCAAAGAACAAATGGAATCAGTAGTGGGTGCAAGTGTTGATATGTTATTCTGTAATGAAGAAGAAGCAGCACTTTTCACAGGAGAAAATGATATAAAAAGTATAAGAGAAGAACTTAAAAAAGTAGCAAAAAAGTTTGCAATTACTCAAGGTAAAAATGGAGCTATCATTTACGATGGTGATACCTTTATTGATATTGAACCTTATCAAGTTCAAGCAATAGACAGCAATGGTGCTGGTGATATGTTCGCAGGAGCATTTTTATTTGCCATTACACATGGGCATAGCTTCGCAGATGCTGGGAAATTAGCTTCTTTAGCAAGTTCTAAAATTGTAACACAATTAGGCCCAAGGTTAAGCTGGCCAGATGCCAAAGAAATCCTAAGCAGATGGACAGCTGAATAA
- a CDS encoding VOC family protein, producing the protein MRLGAFSISLAVKDLKVSKEFYEKLGFQVLSGDLDKNYLIMNNENSLVGLFQGMFEENILTFNPGWNENGEDINPFDDVRKIEKDLKSKGLELIQATDGSKEGPANIILKDPDGNTILIDQHR; encoded by the coding sequence ATGAGATTAGGAGCATTTTCAATAAGCTTAGCAGTTAAAGATCTTAAAGTTTCCAAAGAATTTTATGAAAAGTTAGGCTTCCAAGTTTTAAGTGGAGATTTAGATAAGAATTATCTCATCATGAATAATGAGAACTCTTTAGTAGGCTTATTTCAAGGAATGTTTGAAGAAAATATTCTGACTTTTAATCCAGGATGGAATGAGAATGGAGAAGATATCAATCCTTTTGATGATGTTAGAAAAATTGAAAAGGATTTGAAATCAAAAGGATTAGAACTAATACAGGCAACCGATGGAAGTAAAGAAGGTCCTGCAAATATTATCTTAAAGGATCCTGATGGTAATACGATTTTGATTGACCAGCATAGGTGA